From Dreissena polymorpha isolate Duluth1 unplaced genomic scaffold, UMN_Dpol_1.0 chrUn003, whole genome shotgun sequence, the proteins below share one genomic window:
- the LOC127863265 gene encoding uncharacterized protein PF3D7_1120600-like, protein MIEDKQQEIETKADANKHPTNDTHISNEEAKETEVAEVENVETTDLKHNDTTFDTERKLETILIKEGQEESDHSKDTTVEQAVEQVNEVISGDSANMKGEGTDVKEYNSIAGFELDIHLSSVEEYKEEINVSNKHESENVVYGMDDVPNIKDKSKTDTPMQDSEQTINEKASLSADIESVKEDGRNDKKIDTICETENDIQTPSVDGEIADNNFHTNSEAETITESPNEVSNVIAFEQLTNESKTVSNERANTSDHYHDNENKASELNNMKVETNNENEHDLQMTSVEKEPKDKDLPTNSQVETVTETIKDTKQDLETNADAKKHITNDTHIRNEEVNETEFAEVANVETADVKRNDTTFDPERKLATIFTKEGQDDSDHFKDTKVEQTVEQVTEVICVDSENMKGEGTDVKEFNSKPGVELDIHLSETDMQTSSLDEEIADNNFHTDSEAKTITDSPNEVSNVIAFEQLTNESITDSDERANTSDHDNENKASELDNMKVETNNDYETIPSFSTESHMETVLTEEGKHESDQFVNIELKLQKNSIDEGREVKYLRTNIAYKQEVVNDINEVISGDQEIVKYKGTDDKEIDNESETKRYGFSETMREMNMILTEDTKQHNDQITASEEETKLRPITEIINGDVDHVKYISADENEIVKISVTEREMQKTEDPVVKHMGDEIQDDVDYEKADDTANNVMVFGSEFAIDYRISTAEQVEDENDLTTKSEKETVSSQVNDVNEMTENKKPPCESETDANEHENKDKIVPSPEDNEYEGKDLGNMKVEVVNENNERISESDHQLNMVITEQIKEEKIEQTAHTEAQQFNENVDITKEDGTNDNISDSLYASEIEMQMTSVRLKVEHELTTAGEGKATVCPIHDVLMVTVEKQANESETDAHKQNDEHKYISEREVNETTIEERETKNIEGLDAIQNVSFSDTERLSRTHNDPQTKADTKLIDESEMVAYEQDSDSGSISNSLAQGKEVKQLENTKYEYTDDQDRISEETIKKVKLLTDEREENMQQTPDTEAELNTRPMIKEMNDGVGKKNVEDTDEKVIDNISESKLDMQTTTLEEIKEHDYFVSKNEDGAVTGKTHDITEITTEDEKVPYALKPDFSEADSTVKVLSEEADKSEIVYLENDKVEGSVDKKNEITLEKDFTIDTALEDKIKEEFMQTTVSTADPAVQHMGDVIQDDYEKAEGTANGVMVFNSEFEIDKQISTTEQIEDENDLTTKSETTTVSSQVNDVNEMTENNKPPCESETDANEHSNQDQIISSPENNEYECKHLGNMKVEGINENNERISEIDHQLNMIINEQLKEEKIDQTADTEAQQFNENVDITKDDGTSDKISDGLYASESEMEMTSVGEKDEHELTTKGDVEAATCPTNDFLMVTVEKQANESETDAQKQNDKQEYITEREAGETKIEERETKNIEKLDAIQNVSFFYTKGPSQTHNDPKTIEDKKMIDESEIGVYEHDSDSGSISNSLAQGTEGKQLENTNDEYTDDQDRILEEKSQKVKVLTDALEEDMQQTPDTESELNTRHMIQEMNDGVEKKNVEDSDEKVIDNIPEFKSDMRTTALVEMKELNDHFLKSEDGTVNGKTHDITEMTTEDKIVSYTLKPDLNEEEHTVEVLSEEADKSEIGYLENDKVEGSVDKKNEITLEKDFTIDTASEDKIKDEFMQTIVPTPDPAVKHMGDVIQDDVDNEKSEGTANGVMVFNSEFEIGKQISTAEQVEDENDLTIKSETTTVSSQVNDVNEITEKKKPSCESETAANEHSNQDRIISSPENYEYEDKDVGNMKVEVVNENNEMISEIDHQLNMIITEQLKEEKIDQTADKEAQQFNENVDITKDDGISDKISDGLYASESEMQMTSVGEKVEHEITTKGDVEAATCPTNDVLMVTVEKQAKESETDAHKQNDKHEYITEREAGETKIDEREAKTIEDVDAIQNVIFSDTERLNQTHNDSQATEDQKLIDECEIMEYEHDSDSRSILYSLAQGTDIKQLENTNDEYTHDQDRILEEESQKVNMLTDKLEEDMQQTPDTESELNTIHKIEEMNDSVEKKNVEDTDEKVIDNIPESKSDMQTTTLVEIKEHDDHFLKLEEWTLTGKTHDITEMTTEDEIVSYTLKPDLIEEEHTVKVLSKETDKSDIGYLENDKVEGSVDKKNKITLEKDFTIDTAFEDKIKNEFMQTTVPTADPAVQHMGDVIQDDVDYEKAEGTANDVMVFNSEFEIDKHILTAEQIEDENDLTIKRERTTVRSQVNDVNEMTENRKPPCEYETDANEHNNQDRIISSTEKNEYENKDLGNMKVEGVNENNERISEIDHQLNMIITEQLKEEKIDQTADTEAQQFNENVDITKDDGTSDKTSDGLYASESKMQMISVGEKVEHEITTKGDVEAATCPTKDVLMVTVEKQANESETDAHKQNDKHEYITEREAGETKIDEREAKPIEGIDAIQNVIFSDTERLNQTHNDSQATEDQKPIDEFEIMAYEHDSDSGSISNSLAQGTEIKQLENTNDEYTHDQDRILEEESQKVDMLTDKLEEEMQQTPDTESELNTIPKIEEMNDGMEKKNIEDTDEEVIDNIPESKSDMQTTKLVEIKEHGDHFFKSEEWTLTGKTLDITEMTTEDKIVSYTLKPDLNEEEHTVEVLSEEADKSEIGYLENDKVEGSVDKKNEITLEKDFTIDTASEDKIKNELMQTIVPTADPAVQHMGDIIQDDLDNEKSEGTANGVMVFNSEFEIDKHISTAEQVEDKNDLTIKSETTTVSSQVNDVNEMTENKKPPCESETAANEHNNQDQIISSPENNEYEDKELGNMKVEGVNENNERISEIDHQLNMIITEQIKETADTEAQQFNENVDITKDDGTSDKISDGLYASESEMQMTSVGEKDEHELTTKGDVEVATCPTNDVLMVTVEKQANESETDAHKQNDKHEYITEREAGETKIDEREAKTFEGVDAIQNIIFSDTERLNQTQNDSQATEDQKLIDECEIMAYEHDSDSRSIPNSLAQGTEIKQLENTNDEYTHDQDRILEEESQKVNMLTDKLEEDMQQTPDTESELNKIPKIEEMNDGVEKKNVEDTDEKVIRQYS, encoded by the exons ATGATAGAAGATAAACAACAGGAAATTGAAACTAAAGCAGATGCAAATAAACATCCCACCAATGACACACATATCAGCAATGAAGAGGCGAAAGAGACCGAAGTTGCAGAAGTAGAAAATGTGGAAACAACTGATTTAAAGCACAATGATACGACGTTTGATACTGAGCGCAAGTTGGAAACTATCTTAATAAAAGAAGGCCAAGAAGAGAGCGATCACTCTAAAGACACTACAGTAGAACAGGCTGTTGAACAGGTCAATGAAGTTATTAGTGGTGATTCGGCAAATATGAAAGGCGAAGGTACCGATGTAAAGGAATACAATAGCATAGCTGGGTTTGAACTTGACATCCACTTGTCCTCAGTGGAAGAATATAAAGAGGAAATAAATGTTAGCAATAAACACGAGTCGGAAAATGTCGTGTATGGCATGGATGATGTTCCTAATATTAAAGATAAATCTAAAACAGACACACCTATGCAAGACAGTGAACAGACCATAAACGAGAAAGCAAGTTTAAGTGCTGATATAGAAAGTGTTAAAGAAGATGGCCGCAATGATAAGAAAATTGACACAATATGTGAGACCGAAAATGACATTCAAACGCCTTCTGTGGACGGAGAAATTGCAGACAATAATTTCCACACCAACAGTGAAGCAGAAACCATAACGGAATCTCCAAATGAGGTTTCTAATGTTATTGCATTCGAGCAACTAACGAATGAATCGAAAACAGTTTCAAATGAACGAGCAAACACAAGCGATCATTACCATGACAACGAAAATAAAGCTTCTGAATTAAACAATATGAAAGTCGAAACAAACAACGAGAACGAACATGATTTACAAATGACCTCGGTAGAAAAAGAACCAAAAGATAAAGATCTCCCCACAAATAGTCAAGTAGAAACCGTTACTGAAACGATAAAAGATACTAAACAGGACCTTGAAACTAACGCAGATGCAAAGAAACATATCACCAATGACACACATATCAGAAATGAAGAGGTGAATGAAACCGAATTTGCAGAAGTAGCAAATGTGGAAACAGCTGATGTAAAGCGCAATGACACGACGTTTGATCCTGAGCGCAAGTTAGCAACTATCTTTACAAAAGAAGGTCAAGATGACAGCGATCACTTTAAAGACACTAAAGTAGAACAGACTGTTGAACAGGTCACTGAAGTTATTTGTGTCGATTCGGAAAATATGAAAGGCGAAGGTACTGATGTAAAGGAATTCAATAGCAAACCTGGGGTTGAACTTGACATCCACTTGTCCGAAACTGACATGCAAACGTCCTCTTTGGACGAAGAAATTGCAGATAATAATTTTCACACCGACAGTGAAGCTAAAACCATAACTGATTCGCCAAATGAGGTTTCTAATGTTATTGCATTCGAGCAACTAACGAATGAATCGATAACAGATTCAGATGAACGAGCAAACACAAGCGACCATGACAACGAAAATAAAGCTTCTGAATTAGACAATATGAAAGTCGAAACAAACAACGATTACGAAACTATACCTTCTTTTTCAACAGAATCTCATATGGAAACTGTGTTAACAGAAGAAGGTAAACACGAAAGTGATCAGTTCGTTAATATTGAACTAAAACTGCAAAAGAACTCAATAGACGAAGGTAGAGAGGTGAAATATCTTCGAACCAATATTGCATATAAACAAGAAGTTGTCAATGACATCAATGAAGTAATCAGTGGAGATCAGGAAATCGTAAAATACAAAGGTACCGATGATAAAGAAATTGACAACGAATCAGAGACCAAACGTTACGGATTTTCTGAAACAATGCGTGAGATGAACATGATTTTAACCGAAGACACGAAACAACATAATGATCAAATTACTGCCTCAGAAGAAGAAACAAAACTTAGACCGATCACTGAAATAATCAACGGAGATGTGGATCATGTGAAATACATAAGCGCCGATGAGAATGAAATCGTAAAGATATCGGTGACCGAACGGGAAATGCAAAAGACTG AAGATCCAGTTGTTAAACACATGGGTGATGAAATACAAGACGACGTGGATTACGAGAAAGCCGATGACACTGCTAATAACGTTATGGTATTCGGTTCAGAGTTCGCCATTGATTATCGAATTTCAACAGCAGAACAAGTTGAAGACGAAAATGATCTAACCACAAAAAGTGAAAAAGAAACCGTAAGTAGTCAGGTAAATGATGTTAATGAAATGACCGAAAATAAGAAACCGCCATGTGAATCCGAAACAGATGCAAACGAGCACGAAAACAAAGATAAAATAGTCCCCAGTCCAGAGGATAATGAATATGAAGGCAAAGATTTAGGAAATATGAAAGTCGAAGTCGTTAATGAAAACAATGAGAGGATTTCAGAAAGTGATCATCAATTGAACATGGTAATAACTGAACAAATTAAAGAAGAAAAGATCGAGCAAACTGCTCATACGGAAGCACAACAGTTCAATGAAAACGTGGACATAACAAAAGAGGATGGTACCAATGATAATATAAGTGACAGCTTATACGCGTCAGAGATTGAAATGCAAATGACATCAGTGAGACTAAAAGTTGAACATGAACTTACTACAGCGGGTGAAGGAAAAGCAACGGTATGTCCGATTCATGACGTTCTTATGGTGACAGTTGAGAAACAGGCCAACGAATCTGAAACAGATGCGCACAAGCAGAACGATGAACACAAATATATAAGTGAGAGAGAAGTCAATGAGACTACAATTGAAGAACGAGAGACAAAAAATATTGAAGGCCTCGATGCTATACAAAACGTCAGTTTTTCTGATACTGAACGTCTCAGTCGGACTCATAACGATCCTCAAACTAAAGCAGATACAAAACTGATTGATGAATCTGAAATGGTGGCATATGAGCAAGACAGCGACAGTGGAAGTATCTCTAATTCATTGGCTCAGGGCAAAGAAGTTAAGCAAttagaaaatacaaaatatgaatataccGATGATCAGGACAGAATTTCAGAGGAAACAATTAAAAAGGTCAAATTGTTAACAGATGAACGTGAAGAAAACATGCAGCAAACCCCTGATACTGAAGCAGAACTCAATACAAGACCTATGATTAAAGAAATGAATGACGGCGTGGGAAAGAAAAACGTcgaagatactgatgagaaggtTATTGACAATATTTCTGAATCTAAATTGGATATGCAAACCACCACGTTAGAAGAAATCAAAGAACATGATTACTTTGTCTCCAAAAATGAAGATGGGGCCGTTACTGGTAAGACACATGATATTACAGAAATTACAACAGAGGATGAGAAAGTTCCATATGCATTAAAACCAGACTTCAGTGAGGCGGACAGTACAGTGAAAGTACTCAGTGAAGAAGCTGATAAGTCTGAAATTGTTTATTTAGAAAATGATAAAGTTGAAGGTAGCGTTGATAAGAAAAATGAAATTACTTTAGAAAAGGATTTTACGATTGACACGGCTTTAGAAGACAAAATTAAAGAGGAATTCATGCAAACCACTGTTTCTACAGCAGATCCAGCTGTTCAACACATGGGTGATGTAATACAAGACGATTACGAGAAAGCCGAAGGCACTGCTAATGGCGTTATGGTATTCAATTCAGAGTTCGAAATTGATAAGCAAATTTCTACAACAGAGCAAATTGAAGACGAAAATGATCTAACTACAAAAAGTGAAACAACAACCGTAAGTAGTCAGGTAAATGATGTTAATGAAATGACCGAAAATAATAAACCGCCATGTGAATCTGAAACAGATGCAAACGAGCACAGCAACCAAGATCAAATAATCTCAAGTCCAGAGAATAATGAATATGAATGCAAACATTTAGGAAATATGAAAGTCGAAGGCATTAATGAAAACAATGAAAGGATTTCAGAAATTGATCATCAATTGAAcatgataataaatgaacaaCTTAAAGAAGAAAAGATCGATCAAACTGCTGATACGGAAGCACAACAGTTCAATGAAAACGTGGACATTACAAAAGACGATGGTACCAGTGATAAAATAAGTGACGGCCTATACGCGTCCGAGAGTGAAATGGAAATGACGTCAGTGGGTGAAAAAGATGAACATGAACTAACTACAAAGGGTGACGTAGAAGCCGCAACTTGTCCGACTAATGATTTTCTTATGGTGACAGTTGAGAAACAGGCCAACGAATCTGAAACAGATGCGCAAAAGCAGAACGATAAACAGGAATATATAACTGAGAGAGAAGCGGGTGAGACTAAAATTGAAGAACGAGAgacaaaaaatattgaaaaactcGATGCTATACAAAATGTCAGTTTTTTTTATACTAAAGGACCCAGTCAGACACATAACGATCCTAAAACTATAGAAGATAAAAAAATGATTGATGAATCTGAAATAGGGGTATATGAGCACGACAGCGACAGTGGAAGTATCTCTAATTCATTGGCTCAAGGCACCGAAGGTAAGCAGTTAGAAAATACAAATGATGAATATACCGATGATCAGGACAGAATTTTAGAGGAAAAAAGTCAAAAGGTCAAAGTGTTAACAGATGCACTTGAAGAAGACATGCAGCAAACCCCTGATACTGAATCAGAACTCAATACAAGACATATGATTCAAGAAATGAATGACGGCGTGGAAAAGAAAAACGTCGAAGATAGTGATGAGAAGGTGATTGACAATATTCCTGAATTTAAATCGGATATGCGAACCACCGCGTTAGTAGAAATGAAAGAACTTAATGATCATTTCCTCAAAAGTGAAGATGGAACCGTTAATGGTAAGACACATGATATCACAGAAATGACAACCGAGGATAAGATTGTTTCATATACATTAAAACCAGATTTAAATGAGGAAGAACACACAGTTGAAGTACTCAGTGAAGAAGCTGATAAGTCTGAAATTGGATATTTAGAAAATGATAAAGTTGAAGGTAGCGTTGATAAGAAAAATGAGATTACTTTAGAAAAGGATTTTACGATTGACACGGCTTCAGAAGACAAAATTAAAGATGAATTCATGCAAACCATTGTTCCTACACCAGATCCAGCTGTTAAACACATGGGTGATGTAATACAAGACGACGTGGATAACGAGAAATCCGAAGGCACTGCTAATGGCGTTATGGTATTCAATTCAGAGTTCGAAATTGGTAAGCAAATTTCAACAGCAGAGCAAGTTGAAGACGAAAATGATCTCACCATAAAAAGTGAAACAACAACCGTAAGTAGTCAGGTAAATGATGTTAATGAAATTACCGAAAAAAAGAAACCGTCttgtgaatctgaaacagctGCAAACGAGCACAGCAACCAAGATCGAATAATCTCAAGTCCAGAGAATTATGAATATGAAGACAAAGATGTAGGAAATATGAAAGTCGAAGTCGTTAATGAGAACAATGAAATGATTTCAGAAATTGATCATCAATTGAACATGATAATAACTGAACAACTTAAAGAAGAAAAGATCGATCAAACTGCTGATAAGGAAGCACAACAGTTCAATGAAAACGTGGACATTACAAAAGACGATGGTATCAGTGATAAAATAAGTGATGGACTATACGCGTCAGAGAGTGAAATGCAAATGACATCAGTGGGTGAAAAAGTTGAACATGAAATAACTACAAAGGGTGACGTAGAAGCCGCAACTTGTCCGACTAATGATGTTCTTATGGTGACAGTTGAGAAACAGGCCAAAGAATCTGAAACAGATGCGCATAAGCAGAACGATAAACACGAATATATAACTGAGAGAGAAGCGGGTGAGACTAAAATTGACGAACGAGAGGCAAAAACTATCGAAGACGTCGATGCTATACAAAACGTTATTTTTTCTGATACTGAACGCCTCAATCAGACACATAACGATTCCCAAGCTACAGAAGATCAAAAACTGATTGATGAATGTGAAATAATGGAATATGAGCACGACAGCGACAGTAGAAGTATCCTTTATTCATTGGCTCAAGGCACCGACATTAAGCAGTTAGAAAATACAAATGATGAATATACCCATGATCAGGACAGAATTTTAGAGGAAGAAAGTCAAAAGGTCAACATGTTAACAGATAAACTTGAAGAAGACATGCAGCAAACCCCTGACACTGAATCAGAACTCAATACAATACATAAGATTGAAGAAATGAATGACAGTGTGGAGAAGAAGAACGTcgaagatactgatgagaaggtGATTGACAATATTCCTGAATCTAAATCGGATATGCAAACCACCACGTTAGTAGAAATCAAAGAACATGATGATCATTTCCTCAAATTAGAAGAATGGACCCTTACTGGTAAAACACATGATATTACAGAAATGACAACCGAGGATGAGATTGTTTCATATACATTAAAACCAGATTTAATTGAAGAGGAACACACAGTTAAAGTACTCAGTAAAGAAACTGATAAGTCTGATATTGGATATTTAGAAAATGATAAAGTTGAAGGTAGCGTTGATAAGAAAAATAAGATTACATTAGAAAAGGATTTTACGATTGACACGGCTTTCGAggacaaaattaaaaatgaattcaTGCAAACCACTGTTCCTACGGCAGATCCAGCTGTTCAACACATGGGTGATGTAATACAAGACGACGTGGATTACGAGAAAGCCGAAGGCACTGCTAATGACGTTATGGTATTCAATTCAGAGTTCGAAATTGATAAGCACATTTTAACAGCAGAGCAAATTGAAGACGAAAATGATCTAACCATAAAAAGAGAAAGAACAACCGTACGTAGTCAGGTAAATGATGTTAATGAAATGACCGAAAATAGGAAACCGCCATGTGAATATGAAACAGATGCAAACGAGCACAACAACCAAGATCGAATAATCTCAAGCACAGAGAAAAACGAATATGAAAACAAAGATTTAGGAAATATGAAAGTCGAAGGCGTTAATGAAAACAATGAAAGGATTTCAGAAATCGATCATCAATTGAACATGATAATAACTGAACAACTTAAAGAAGAAAAGATCGATCAAACTGCTGATACGGAAGCACAACAGTTCAATGAAAACGTGGACATTACAAAAGACGATGGTACCAGTGATAAAACAAGTGACGGCCTATACGCGTCAGAGAGTAAAATGCAAATGATATCAGTGGGTGAAAAAGTTGAACATGAAATAACTACAAAGGGTGACGTAGAAGCCGCAACTTGTCCGACTAAAGATGTTCTTATGGTGACAGTTGAGAAACAGGCCAACGAATCTGAAACAGATGCGCATAAGCAGAACGATAAACACGAATATATAACTGAGAGAGAAGCGGGTGAGACTAAAATTGACGAACGAGAGGCAAAACCTATCGAAGGCATCGATGCTATACAAAACGTTATTTTTTCTGATACTGAACGCCTCAATCAGACACATAACGACTCCCAAGCTACAGAAGATCAAAAACCGATTGATGAATTTGAAATAATGGCATATGAACACGACAGCGACAGTGGAAGTATCTCTAATTCATTGGCTCAAGGCACCGAAATTAAGCAATTAGAAAATACAAATGATGAATATACCCATGATCAGGACAGAATTTTAGAGGAAGAAAGTCAAAAGGTCGACATGTTAACAGATAAACTTGAAGAAGAAATGCAGCAAACCCCTGATACTGAATCAGAACTCAATACAATACCTAAGATTGAAGAAATGAATGACGGCATGGAGAAGAAGAATATTGAAGATACTGATGAGGAGGTGATTGACAATATTCCTGAATCTAAATCGGATATGCAAACCACCAAGTTAGTAGAAATCAAAGAACATGGTGATCATTTCTTCAAAAGTGAAGAATGGACCCTTACTGGTAAAACACTTGATATTACAGAAATGACAACCGAGGATAAGATTGTTTCATATACATTAAAACCAGATTTAAATGAGGAGGAACACACAGTTGAAGTACTTAGTGAAGAAGCTGATAAGTCTGAAATTGGATATTTAGAAAATGATAAAGTTGAAGGTAGCGTTGATAAGAAAAATGAGATTACTTTAGAAAAGGATTTTACGATTGACACGGCTTCAGAagacaaaattaaaaatgaattaatgCAAACCATTGTTCCTACAGCAGATCCAGCTGTTCAACACATGGGTGATATAATACAAGACGACCTGGATAACGAGAAATCCGAAGGCACTGCTAATGGCGTTATGGTATTCAATTCAGAGTTCGAAATTGATAAGCACATTTCAACAGCAGAGCAAGTTGAAGACAAAAATGATCTAACCATAAAAAGTGAAACAACAACCGTAAGTAGTCAGGTAAATGATGTTAATGAAATGACCGAAAATAAGAAACCGCCATGTGAATCTGAAACAGCTGCAAACGAGCACAACAACCAAGATCAAATAATCTCAAGTCCAGAGAATAATGAATATGAAGACAAAGAATTAGGAAATATGAAAGTCGAAGGCGTTAATGAAAACAATGAAAGGATTTCAGAAATTGATCATCAATTGAACATGATAATAACTGAACAAATTAAAGAAACTGCTGATACGGAAGCACAACAGTTCAATGAAAACGTGGACATTACAAAAGACGATGGTACCAGTGATAAAATAAGTGACGGCCTATACGCGTCAGAGAGTGAAATGCAAATGACGTCAGTGGGAGAAAAAGATGAACATGAACTAACTACAAAGGGTGACGTAGAAGTCGCAACTTGTCCGACTAATGATGTTCTTATGGTGACAGTTGAGAAACAGGCAAACGAATCTGAAACAGATGCGCATAAGCAGAACGATAAACACGAATATATAACTGAGAGAGAAGCGGGTGAGACTAAAATTGACGAACGAGAGGCAAAAACTTTCGAAGGCGTCGATGCtatacaaaacattattttttctgaTACTGAACGCCTCAATCAGACACAAAACGATTCCCAAGCTACAGAAGATCAAAAACTGATTGATGAATGTGAAATAATGGCATATGAGCACGACAGCGACAGTAGAAGTATCCCTAATTCATTGGCTCAAGGCACCGAAATTAAGCAGTTAGAAAATACAAATGATGAATATACCCATGATCAGGACAGAATTTTAGAGGAAGAAAGTCAAAAGGTCAACATGTTAACAGATAAACTTGAAGAAGACATGCAGCAAACCCCTGACACTGAATCAGAACTCAATAAAATACCTAAGATTGAAGAAATGAATGACGGCGTGGAGAAGAAGAACGTcgaagatactgatgagaaggtGAT